The following proteins are co-located in the Mobula hypostoma chromosome 4, sMobHyp1.1, whole genome shotgun sequence genome:
- the sst1.1 gene encoding somatostatin 1, tandem duplicate 1 codes for MWCRRVQCALALLTIALAVMTVGSAPTDGRYRGMLKRLSGAGARGKAEMDEYALAQLLADLANAENEALEADDVSRAAQEDEVRMELERSVNPNLAQRERKAGCKNFFWKTFTSC; via the exons ATGTGGTGCCGCCGTGTCCAGTGCGCTCTCGCCCTCCTTACCATTGCTCTGGCCGTGATGACCGTCGGCTCAGCTCCCACAGACGGCAGATACCGCGGGATGCTCAAGAGATTGTCCGGCGCAGGAGCGCGGGGGAAAGCG GAAATGGACGAGTACGCCCTGGCTCAGTTGCTCGCCGATCTGGCGAACGCCGAAAACGAGGCTCTCGAAGCCGACGACGTTTCCCGAGCGGCGCAAGAGGACGAGGTGCGAATGGAGCTGGAGAGATCCGTCAATCCCAACCTGGCGCAAAGAGAGCGGAAAGCGGGTTGCAAGAACTTCTTCTGGAAAACCTTCACATCCTGTTAA